The Glandiceps talaboti chromosome 1, keGlaTala1.1, whole genome shotgun sequence genome has a segment encoding these proteins:
- the LOC144441929 gene encoding adhesion G-protein coupled receptor G2-like — protein MWMAVEAFNMYMAFVRVMPAYISHFMIKVSLIAWGLPLIGVMITLLMDVENYISDQDYCFMAQYPFYYAYVIPIGVILLCNLVIYVMVVQRLCRQPKAATMDKPQHLHMQWQIRNSFCILLLLGLTWTFAFFAIEEATLLFQYLFCICNSLQGFFIFVFYCADQREVREQWKKACSCCPCFRKKKRKYKYRSPLAGFDLIYHNPTYSTSQSNRSSISSTKQFSLSARESNLTNIATSPTSTLQPHLGFVQSP, from the exons ATGTGGATGGCTGTAGAAGCCTTCAATATGTACATGGCATTTGTCAGGGTCATGCCAGCCTATATTTCTCATTTTATGATTAAAGTCAGCCTTATTGCCTGGG GGTTGCCCTTGATTGGTGTTATGATAACATTGTTAATGGACGTTGAAAATTATATCAGTGATCAAGACTA CTGTTTTATGGCCCAGTACCCATTCTACTATGCCTATGTGATTCCTATTGGGGTTATCCTATTGTGCAATCTGGTTATTTATGTGATGGTAGTTCAGCGATTGTGTCGTCAACCTAAAGCTGCCACAATGGATAAGCCACAACATCTCCACATGCAATGGCAGATACGTAACTCTTTCTGTATTTTGCTGCTCCTTGGACTCACTTGGACATTTGCCTTCTTTGCAATTGAAGAAGCAACTCTTCTTTTCCAGTACCTATTCTGTATTTGCAATTCCCTGCAAGGATTCtttatatttgtgttttattgtgcTGATCAACGAGAAGTGCGAGAACAATGGAAAAAAGCATGCAGCTGCTGCCCATGTTTCCGTAAAAAGAAACGAAAGTACAAGTACAGATCACCACTGGCAGGCTTTGATTTGATATATCACAATCCAACATATTCTACATCACAAAGCAATAGAAGTAGTATTTCATCTACTAAGCAGTTTAGTCTGTCAGCCAGAGAATCCAACTTAACAAATATTGCTACCTCACCTACATCGACACTGCAGCCTCATCTAGGCTTTGTGCAGTCACCATGA